A stretch of Mycobacteriales bacterium DNA encodes these proteins:
- a CDS encoding ABC transporter permease, giving the protein MIRFLIRRTVGGVIVLIVISIITFWLFYALPKHLHSNPAALYAGRSPSPATIAAVSEKLGLNKPFWTQYWDFMKGIFVGRTYGTGVAADVCHRPCLGFSFINNEPVWSEITSDLPVDISLAVGASIIWLVTGVATGVVSALRKGSIFDRAAMSVALAGVSLPIYFTGLLSLAIFSYGPHWLRILPNVHFVGFTQNPLSWARNLLLPWVCLAFLYAALYARLTRSTMLETMSEDFVRTARAKGLPERRVIFKHGLRSAITPIVTIFGLDVGLLLGGAVLTEQVFGFVGIGKLAIISIGSRDMPVVLGVTLFAAFFVVIANIIVDIAYAYVDPRVTYS; this is encoded by the coding sequence GTGATCAGGTTCCTCATCCGCCGCACGGTGGGTGGCGTGATCGTCTTGATCGTGATCTCGATCATCACGTTCTGGTTGTTCTACGCGCTGCCGAAGCACCTGCACTCCAACCCCGCGGCCCTCTACGCGGGGCGCAGCCCGAGCCCGGCGACGATTGCCGCGGTCTCTGAGAAGCTCGGCCTGAACAAACCGTTCTGGACCCAGTACTGGGACTTCATGAAGGGGATCTTCGTCGGGCGCACCTACGGCACCGGCGTCGCGGCGGACGTGTGTCACCGTCCCTGCCTGGGCTTCTCCTTCATCAACAACGAGCCCGTGTGGTCCGAGATCACCTCGGATCTGCCGGTCGACATCTCGCTCGCGGTCGGTGCGTCGATCATCTGGCTGGTCACCGGTGTGGCCACCGGTGTCGTCTCCGCGCTGCGCAAGGGATCGATCTTCGACCGGGCGGCCATGTCGGTGGCGCTGGCCGGGGTCTCGCTGCCGATCTACTTCACCGGGTTGCTGTCGCTGGCGATCTTCAGCTACGGCCCGCACTGGTTACGGATCCTTCCCAACGTCCACTTCGTCGGCTTCACGCAGAACCCGCTGTCCTGGGCCCGGAACCTCCTTCTGCCCTGGGTCTGCCTTGCCTTCCTTTATGCCGCGCTCTACGCCCGGCTGACCCGCTCCACCATGCTCGAGACGATGTCCGAGGACTTCGTTCGGACCGCGCGTGCCAAGGGGCTGCCGGAGCGTCGGGTGATCTTCAAGCACGGCCTGCGCTCGGCGATCACGCCGATCGTCACGATCTTCGGTCTGGACGTCGGCCTGCTGCTCGGCGGTGCGGTGCTCACCGAGCAGGTCTTCGGTTTCGTCGGGATCGGCAAGCTCGCGATCATCTCGATCGGAAGCCGGGACATGCCGGTCGTGCTC